A window of the Xenopus laevis strain J_2021 chromosome 9_10L, Xenopus_laevis_v10.1, whole genome shotgun sequence genome harbors these coding sequences:
- the pisd-like.2.L gene encoding phosphatidylserine decarboxylase L homeolog isoform X1: protein MRGAKQSGGIVQRSRRWLPVPRLSFKRRLGQLPPSLRLRSWQLLKPLLHAGLRPPSRVSKAMYSRAPTRLLSRLWGLINEVNLPCWLRRPLLSFYVWAFSVNMAEAEEEDLNRYQNLGELFRRSLKPTARTIDSHCVVSPCDGRVLHSGRGRGSQIEQVKGLTYSLESFLGPQDWREPTNLSLPFLQQLGVRSSSRIYHHVIYLAPGDYHRFHSPTDWNVQHRRHFPGALLSVSPHIAHWIPSLFCQNERVVLSGQWQFGFFSLTAVGATNVGSIRIYEDQDLHTNCSRHVKGKYHDYSYTDQYGPEGLTLAKGQPLGEFNFGSTIVLIFEGPLQFKFQIKAGGRIHVGEALGTF from the exons ATGCGGGGAGCAAAGCAGTCTGGGGGCATCGTGCAACGTTCCAGGAGATG GTTACCTGTGCCTCGACTTTCCTTCAAACGGCGCCTCGGGCAGCTCCCGCCTTCACTAAGACTGCGCTCTTGGCAGCTACTTAAGCCACTCCTACATGCTGGGCTCCGCCCACCTAGTCGTGTTAGCAAG GCCATGTACAGCAGAGCCCCCACTCGCCTGTTATCTCGACTCTGGGGCCTGATTAACGAGGTCAACCTCCCCTGCTGGTTGCGCCGACCCCTGCTCTCATTTTACGTATGGGCCTTCTCTGTGAATATGGCCGAGGCCGAGGAGGAAGATTTAAACCGGTATCAGAACTTGGGGGAGCTCTTCAGACGGTCACTGAAACCCACAGCCAGAACCATTGACTCTCATTGTGTG GTCAGTCCATGTGACGGACGCGTTCTGCACAGTGGTCGAGGCCGTGGTTCTCAGATTGAGCAAGTTAAAGGTCTGACATATTCATTGGAGAGTTTCTTGGGACCCCAAGACTGGCGGGAACCAACAAATTTAA GCTTGCCATTCCTGCAGCAGTTAGGCGTCAGGTCCTCCAGCCGGATCTACCACCACGTCATATATTTGGCGCCTGGTGATTATCATCGATTCCATTCACCGACAGACTGGAATGTCCAGCATCGGAGGCACTTTCCAG GAGCACTATTGTCTGTTAGTCCTCACATTGCCCACTGGATACCCAGTCTCTTCTGTCAGAATGAACGTGTGGTGCTTAGTGGCCAATGGCAGTTTGGCTTCTTCTCGTTAACAGCAGTAGGAGCAACGAATGTCGGATCAATCCGAATCTATGAGGACCAG GACCTGCACACCAACTGCTCACGCCACGTGAAAGGGAAATATCACGACTACAGCTATACAGATCAGTATGGGCCTGAAGGACTAACCTTAGCGAAGGGACAACCCTTGGGAGAGTTTAACTTTGGTTCCACCATTGTGCTTATCTTTGAAGGCCCTCTTCAATTCAAGTTCCAGATCAAGGCAGGGGGTCGGATTCATGTTGGAGAGGCACTGGGAACTTTTTGA